The Candidatus Zymogenus saltonus genome contains a region encoding:
- a CDS encoding DUF554 domain-containing protein, with protein sequence MKGTIVNVIAVVFGSLVGIFFSWFVTPKIRRILIQGLGLAVILIGVSMAIKTNNVLIVAGSMILGGVLGEVIDIEAVLDRFGEWLKSKFRSGSGTFVTGFVTASLVYCVGAMAVVGSLEEGINGDASILYTKSLLDGVASVAFASTLGIGVIFSIIPVFIYQGALTVMGIYLKNILTDPVIAELTSTGGLLILGIGLNLIFGGIDDAGENEAAVSPQRVKIKVGNLLPALIFAVIISFLAEHFSG encoded by the coding sequence GGAACTATCGTAAACGTAATTGCGGTTGTTTTTGGATCCCTCGTGGGGATTTTCTTTTCCTGGTTCGTGACGCCCAAGATAAGGAGAATCTTGATACAGGGTCTGGGCCTCGCCGTTATCCTGATAGGGGTATCGATGGCGATAAAGACGAACAACGTCCTGATCGTGGCCGGGAGCATGATCCTTGGCGGCGTCCTCGGCGAGGTGATCGACATCGAGGCGGTCCTCGACCGCTTCGGGGAGTGGCTGAAATCGAAGTTCAGGTCGGGGTCTGGGACGTTCGTCACCGGATTCGTAACGGCAAGCCTCGTCTACTGCGTGGGGGCGATGGCCGTGGTGGGCTCCCTCGAAGAGGGGATAAACGGGGACGCCTCCATCCTGTACACCAAGTCGCTCCTTGACGGGGTGGCGTCGGTGGCCTTTGCCTCGACCCTCGGGATCGGAGTGATCTTCTCCATAATCCCCGTGTTTATATATCAGGGGGCATTGACGGTGATGGGGATATATTTGAAAAATATCCTAACGGACCCTGTAATCGCCGAGCTTACCTCAACGGGAGGCCTTCTCATCCTGGGGATTGGGCTCAACCTTATATTTGGAGGAATTGATGATGCCGGTGAGAATGAAGCCGCAGTGTCTCCGCAACGAGTGAAAATCAAGGTTGGAAACCTCCTT